One Mycoavidus sp. B2-EB genomic region harbors:
- the gspE gene encoding type II secretion system ATPase GspE, whose translation MPPPELSRAAPSSLVARTIPYSFARAGQVLAAQQHGDSLEVWVSERTHASALAEIARQFGALRLVHLTADELAQAINRAYALHDGSAAQVVGEVEGEVDLSRLMQDIPEIEDLLETEDDAPIIRMINALFTQAAREGASDIHIESFENASVVRFRIDGTLRDVVRPKKALHGALISRIKIMAQLDIAEKRLPQDGRITLRVAGRPVDVRVSTLPTGHGERAVLRLLEKDGQRLNLDTLGMATATQAQFDKLIAHPHGIVLVTGPTGSGKTTTLYAALSRLETASTNIMTVEDPIEYDLPGIGQTQVNERIGMNFARALRSILRQDPDIIMIGEIRDLETAQIAVQASLTGHLVLATLHTNDAASSVTRLTDMGVEPYLLASSLLGVLAQRLVRRLCPACRSQHADGWHASGCEQCGQSGYQGRYGIYELLVLNDEIRSLIHRQAADAELLAAGRANGMHTLREDAQRWLETGVTSREEVMRVTGG comes from the coding sequence CTGCCACCGCCGGAGTTGTCCCGTGCGGCGCCATCGTCTTTGGTGGCGCGCACCATACCCTACAGTTTTGCTCGGGCGGGGCAAGTTTTGGCGGCCCAGCAACATGGTGACAGCCTTGAAGTTTGGGTGAGCGAGCGTACGCATGCCAGTGCCTTAGCTGAAATTGCGCGGCAATTTGGTGCGTTGCGTCTAGTCCATTTAACGGCTGACGAACTTGCACAAGCCATTAACCGTGCTTATGCGCTTCATGATGGAAGTGCGGCGCAAGTCGTCGGCGAAGTTGAAGGCGAGGTCGATTTATCTCGGCTTATGCAAGATATTCCTGAAATTGAGGACTTGCTTGAAACAGAGGATGATGCGCCGATTATCCGCATGATCAATGCGCTATTTACGCAAGCTGCGCGAGAAGGCGCGTCCGATATTCATATTGAATCCTTTGAGAATGCATCCGTCGTGCGTTTTCGCATCGACGGCACGCTACGCGATGTGGTGCGCCCCAAAAAAGCCTTGCATGGTGCGTTAATCTCGCGGATTAAAATCATGGCGCAGCTTGATATTGCGGAAAAAAGATTGCCGCAAGATGGCCGCATTACCTTACGAGTCGCGGGTCGGCCAGTGGATGTGCGGGTTTCGACCTTGCCCACTGGACACGGCGAGCGCGCGGTATTGCGCTTGCTTGAGAAAGATGGTCAACGGCTGAATCTGGATACGCTCGGCATGGCCACCGCGACGCAAGCGCAGTTTGATAAATTGATTGCGCATCCGCATGGCATTGTATTAGTTACCGGCCCAACGGGTTCAGGTAAAACCACCACTTTATATGCGGCGCTGTCGCGGCTTGAGACGGCCAGCACGAATATTATGACGGTTGAAGATCCGATTGAATATGATCTGCCTGGGATTGGCCAAACGCAGGTCAACGAGCGGATTGGCATGAATTTTGCGCGGGCTCTCCGCTCGATTTTGCGGCAGGATCCTGACATCATCATGATTGGCGAAATTCGAGATCTTGAAACAGCACAGATTGCTGTGCAAGCTTCGTTAACCGGGCATTTAGTCCTGGCTACGCTACACACCAATGATGCCGCATCCTCTGTCACTCGGCTAACGGATATGGGTGTCGAACCTTATTTACTTGCCTCTAGTTTGCTCGGCGTGCTGGCGCAACGACTCGTGCGTCGCTTATGTCCGGCTTGTCGGAGCCAGCACGCTGATGGCTGGCATGCCTCTGGCTGTGAGCAATGCGGACAATCTGGCTATCAAGGCCGGTATGGTATCTATGAATTGCTGGTGCTCAATGACGAGATCCGGAGTTTGATCCACCGGCAAGCCGCCGATGCCGAATTGCTAGCAGCGGGACGGGCGAACGGAATGCATACTTTACGTGAAGATGCGCAGCGCTGGCTAGAGACCGGCGTGACCTCGCGTGAAGAGGTGATGCGGGTGACTGGCGGATAA
- the gspF gene encoding type II secretion system inner membrane protein GspF, with product MPAFRFEAIDSSGKSRRGVLEADSARAARSQLRLQALTPLVVEAAGNQMRNTRHARLAFGRRLSQREQAIFTRQLASLLTAGLPLDEILSVLAEQAERDYVRELVAAIRAEILGGQSLAGALSVHPQDFPEIYRALVSAGEQTGKLDIVLGRLADYIEQRNTLRQKIQLAFTYPAIVTIVAFGIVMFLLSYVVPQVVSVFSSTKQQLPLLTVAMLGLSSFVKQGWWGMLIAGLLIGGGLRRILQQPRARLAFHRWLLDVPLIGKLVRGYNTVRFASTLAILTAAGVPILRALQAAGETLSNVAMRQNIDQAIVRVREGTSLSRALAGTHTFAPVLIHLIRAGEATGDLTAMLERAAAGEAAELERRTLFLTSLLEPLLILAMGGVVLVIVLAVMMPIIELNQMVG from the coding sequence ATGCCCGCTTTTCGCTTTGAAGCGATTGACTCGTCTGGCAAATCGCGGCGTGGCGTGCTGGAGGCCGATAGCGCGCGCGCGGCGCGCAGCCAATTGCGTTTGCAAGCGCTCACGCCGCTTGTCGTTGAAGCAGCCGGTAACCAGATGCGCAATACGCGTCACGCACGACTGGCATTCGGGCGGCGCTTATCTCAGCGTGAACAAGCCATTTTTACGCGTCAACTGGCGAGCTTGCTGACAGCCGGTTTGCCACTTGATGAAATTCTTAGCGTGCTGGCCGAGCAAGCAGAGCGGGATTATGTGCGTGAACTGGTGGCTGCGATTCGGGCTGAAATATTAGGTGGGCAATCGCTCGCAGGAGCCCTGAGCGTCCATCCGCAGGATTTTCCCGAGATTTATCGCGCCCTAGTCTCTGCCGGTGAGCAAACCGGTAAGCTGGATATCGTCTTGGGGCGTCTTGCCGATTATATTGAACAACGCAATACATTGCGGCAAAAAATTCAATTGGCCTTTACATATCCAGCCATTGTGACCATCGTTGCCTTTGGCATCGTCATGTTTTTATTGAGTTATGTGGTGCCGCAGGTCGTCAGTGTATTTTCCAGCACTAAACAGCAGTTGCCATTATTGACGGTGGCAATGCTTGGATTGTCAAGTTTTGTTAAGCAGGGCTGGTGGGGTATGTTGATCGCTGGGCTGCTGATAGGCGGGGGGCTGCGGCGTATTTTACAACAGCCGCGCGCCCGTTTGGCTTTTCATCGCTGGCTGTTGGATGTGCCGCTCATCGGCAAACTTGTGCGAGGGTATAACACGGTCCGCTTTGCCAGCACGTTGGCCATCTTGACTGCCGCCGGAGTGCCCATTTTACGGGCGTTGCAAGCCGCTGGCGAGACGCTTAGCAATGTTGCTATGCGCCAAAATATCGACCAGGCGATTGTGCGGGTGCGTGAAGGGACTTCTCTCTCTCGTGCGCTGGCTGGCACCCATACCTTTGCGCCGGTGTTGATTCATCTAATTCGCGCGGGCGAAGCGACGGGCGATTTGACGGCTATGCTTGAGCGAGCGGCGGCGGGTGAAGCGGCTGAACTTGAGCGCCGTACATTATTTTTAACGAGTTTGCTGGAGCCGTTGTTGATCCTTGCGATGGGTGGAGTGGTGTTAGTGATTGTTCTCGCCGTGATGATGCCGATTATCGAATTAAATCAAATGGTGGGGTGA
- a CDS encoding general secretion pathway protein GspC: MISIQNSAAARIISLILVALFCATVTYWGITLTSHQTPPLAAASASRAPLKIEYANRLFGGQANPVRSDFQLAGVLAQEHGAAAIIGLTGQPLRAVSVGQPIDQNTRLHEVRARSVIIEHSGVKSEVFLPALTDAPTIYMR; this comes from the coding sequence ATGATCTCTATACAAAACTCTGCTGCTGCACGTATTATTTCGCTCATATTAGTTGCGCTTTTCTGCGCAACTGTAACCTACTGGGGCATTACTTTAACATCTCATCAGACACCTCCTCTGGCTGCCGCCAGCGCAAGTCGAGCACCGCTTAAGATCGAATACGCTAACCGACTCTTTGGCGGACAAGCCAACCCCGTGCGCAGCGACTTTCAACTGGCCGGCGTGCTGGCCCAAGAACATGGCGCCGCAGCCATTATCGGACTAACCGGCCAACCTTTACGAGCCGTTTCCGTAGGACAACCCATCGATCAAAATACACGCCTACATGAAGTGCGCGCACGCTCAGTCATTATTGAACATAGCGGTGTTAAAAGTGAAGTATTTTTGCCAGCATTGACCGATGCGCCGACCATTTATATGCGCTAG
- the gspG gene encoding type II secretion system major pseudopilin GspG codes for MHDYSNKANALRRISLYQRGFTLIELMVVIAILGILAALVVPKIMSRPDEARRIAALQDIKTISQALKLYRLDNIRYPTQEQGLRALVEKPSLDPVPSNWKEDGYLERLPNDPWGNPYQYLNPGAHGEVDIFSYGAGGASDHEGTAIGSWQ; via the coding sequence ATGCACGATTATTCAAATAAGGCAAACGCTTTACGTCGTATCTCGCTGTATCAGCGCGGGTTTACTTTAATCGAGTTGATGGTCGTCATCGCGATTCTAGGCATACTGGCCGCCCTAGTTGTGCCGAAAATCATGAGCCGGCCAGATGAGGCGCGCCGGATTGCAGCGCTACAAGACATTAAGACTATCTCGCAGGCACTTAAGTTGTATCGTCTCGATAATATCCGCTATCCAACGCAAGAACAGGGTTTGCGCGCTCTAGTCGAAAAACCCTCTCTTGACCCCGTGCCGAGCAATTGGAAAGAGGATGGATATTTAGAGCGTTTGCCAAACGACCCTTGGGGCAATCCGTATCAGTACCTTAATCCAGGTGCGCATGGCGAGGTTGATATTTTTAGCTATGGCGCAGGTGGGGCATCAGATCATGAAGGGACGGCGATTGGCTCGTGGCAATAA
- a CDS encoding prepilin-type N-terminal cleavage/methylation domain-containing protein produces MKGRRLARGNNLIHGPQPVRLASGFTLLEMLVVLVIAGLLISLASLSITRNPRTEFAEEAQRLALLFESAANEAQVRSQLIAWEPTLGGYRFLIQVEKDWRVLRDDVFAPRQWRTPLNAITIRYAGAQELAERVIFSTESIDVAVTVTLYLNATQLSVTSNGNGRYDVQEKKI; encoded by the coding sequence ATGAAGGGACGGCGATTGGCTCGTGGCAATAACTTGATTCATGGGCCTCAGCCAGTACGCTTGGCAAGCGGATTTACTCTGCTCGAGATGTTGGTTGTACTGGTTATTGCAGGTTTGTTGATTTCTTTAGCCTCTTTATCGATCACGCGTAATCCACGCACGGAGTTTGCCGAAGAGGCGCAACGGCTTGCATTATTGTTTGAGTCGGCAGCGAATGAAGCGCAAGTGCGGTCGCAGTTGATTGCATGGGAGCCTACGCTAGGGGGCTATCGTTTCCTGATACAGGTCGAAAAAGATTGGCGGGTATTGCGCGACGATGTCTTTGCCCCGCGCCAATGGCGTACGCCGCTCAATGCTATAACAATTCGTTATGCGGGCGCGCAAGAGCTGGCTGAACGCGTCATATTCAGTACGGAAAGTATTGATGTTGCCGTGACGGTTACGCTTTATTTAAATGCCACCCAACTGAGTGTGACGAGCAATGGCAATGGCCGTTATGACGTGCAAGAGAAAAAAATCTAG
- the gspI gene encoding type II secretion system minor pseudopilin GspI: MAGFTLIEALIALAIIAIALAASLRASGSLALGGRALHDRLLAGFSADNVLAQLRLEHAWLPLGAVNFPCAQGNIDFICIRTVSATPNPIFRRVDVVVKQAGFNSELAHLMTVIANETQRPL; the protein is encoded by the coding sequence ATGGCGGGTTTTACACTTATTGAAGCGCTGATTGCGCTTGCTATTATCGCGATTGCTTTAGCTGCATCGTTGCGCGCATCAGGCAGTTTGGCGTTGGGGGGACGTGCATTGCACGATCGGCTATTAGCGGGTTTTAGCGCAGATAATGTGCTGGCGCAACTGCGCTTAGAGCACGCCTGGCTGCCGCTGGGGGCGGTGAATTTTCCTTGTGCACAGGGAAATATCGATTTTATCTGCATCCGGACCGTGTCCGCGACGCCTAATCCGATTTTTCGGCGCGTTGATGTCGTGGTTAAGCAAGCTGGTTTTAATAGTGAGTTGGCGCATTTGATGACGGTGATAGCGAATGAAACGCAACGGCCGTTATAA
- a CDS encoding type II secretion system protein J — MKRNGRYKYQIGFTLVELLVTMTILALVAILSWRGLDQIVRARDAVTLSMANERALAQFFDQVGIDVRQAALERDLGQPAIVFGAGQLQIVRQLNVSGQAPRLQVVRYQVPQGRVLRLASPPLATFRQLQAALAVEAGMEDWSTVELINGVRAVSVRGWVRQLGWTANMQDVQAAFNKNLTPLTALQARQIPSERSMTGIKLTVHVVKAQHPLTRILLVGE, encoded by the coding sequence ATGAAACGCAACGGCCGTTATAAATATCAAATCGGCTTCACATTGGTTGAGTTATTGGTCACGATGACCATTCTGGCCTTGGTTGCAATTTTATCGTGGCGTGGACTTGATCAGATTGTGCGTGCCCGTGATGCCGTGACCTTATCTATGGCCAACGAGCGTGCGCTGGCGCAGTTCTTTGATCAGGTCGGGATTGATGTGCGGCAAGCGGCGCTTGAGCGAGACCTGGGTCAGCCAGCCATTGTTTTTGGTGCCGGGCAATTGCAAATTGTGAGGCAGCTTAATGTATCTGGACAGGCGCCGCGCTTACAAGTCGTGCGTTATCAAGTACCGCAGGGGCGGGTATTGCGCCTCGCTTCGCCGCCGCTTGCAACGTTTAGGCAATTGCAGGCTGCTCTCGCGGTTGAGGCGGGCATGGAGGATTGGAGCACGGTTGAGCTCATCAATGGAGTACGTGCCGTGAGTGTGCGCGGCTGGGTGCGACAACTCGGCTGGACTGCCAATATGCAGGATGTGCAAGCTGCTTTCAATAAAAATTTAACTCCATTGACGGCGCTGCAAGCGCGTCAGATTCCATCTGAGCGTAGTATGACGGGTATCAAATTGACCGTGCACGTAGTCAAAGCGCAGCATCCGCTCACGCGCATTCTATTGGTCGGGGAGTGA
- the gspK gene encoding type II secretion system minor pseudopilin GspK codes for MRTIRRYSSGYNDPRRARGAALITALFVVTLSALLVSGLLWRQQIQIRRIENQQMMMQAQWVQRGALDWTRFILRAAADTSPIDYLGGIWAVPIAQTRLSDLLGRAGAAGDAYEQDTYLSGSIEDAQAKFNLRNLISTPRPGKLELNLVQVANFERLLAILNLRPELAKATALQLRASLMNSRQTLQSGANSKLQDAAGSEKVEGQAENPSFAANSEGGLNSQGLAINSVEALLDVPGFSADMVAQLKPFVTVLPQPSAVNVNTVSAEVLAAMIPGLEVPNAQMLLTLREQVFFVNTGDFTNRLRTITGSQLEFDTSQFDVRTDFFVIHGQVQHNRARLLRDVLVYRHRLTRSTRIISMRDAV; via the coding sequence TTGCGTACGATCCGACGTTATTCTTCCGGTTACAATGATCCCCGTCGGGCGCGTGGTGCGGCGCTGATCACCGCGCTGTTTGTGGTGACGCTGTCGGCGCTGTTGGTGTCTGGCCTGTTGTGGCGACAGCAAATTCAAATTCGCCGTATCGAAAATCAGCAGATGATGATGCAGGCCCAGTGGGTGCAACGTGGCGCGCTTGATTGGACACGCTTCATCTTGCGCGCGGCAGCAGATACTTCGCCGATTGATTATCTCGGCGGCATTTGGGCCGTACCTATTGCCCAGACGCGCTTATCTGATTTACTCGGACGCGCTGGGGCAGCGGGCGATGCGTATGAGCAGGACACTTATTTATCCGGTTCGATTGAAGATGCACAAGCTAAATTCAATTTGCGCAATTTAATTAGTACGCCCCGGCCCGGGAAGTTAGAGCTAAATCTGGTGCAGGTTGCGAACTTTGAGCGCTTGTTAGCGATCCTTAATTTAAGGCCAGAATTAGCAAAAGCCACAGCTTTGCAGCTCCGCGCGTCGCTGATGAACTCAAGGCAAACTTTGCAAAGCGGGGCGAATTCTAAGTTGCAGGATGCGGCTGGCAGCGAGAAGGTAGAGGGCCAAGCAGAAAATCCATCATTTGCGGCGAATTCGGAAGGCGGGCTTAACTCTCAAGGGTTGGCGATCAATTCTGTGGAAGCCTTGCTTGATGTCCCCGGCTTTAGCGCAGATATGGTGGCGCAACTCAAGCCGTTTGTCACGGTCTTACCACAGCCCAGCGCGGTTAATGTGAATACGGTAAGTGCCGAAGTGTTAGCCGCAATGATTCCAGGTTTGGAGGTACCCAATGCGCAGATGCTATTGACCTTGCGTGAGCAGGTTTTTTTCGTTAATACAGGTGACTTCACGAATCGCTTACGCACCATTACTGGGTCACAGCTTGAATTTGATACCAGCCAATTCGATGTAAGAACTGATTTCTTTGTCATTCATGGGCAGGTGCAGCATAATCGCGCGCGCTTATTGCGTGATGTATTAGTGTATCGCCACCGTTTGACGCGTAGTACACGTATCATTAGTATGCGTGATGCAGTATGA
- the gspL gene encoding type II secretion system protein GspL has protein sequence MTTLVVQLPARDPALTSAQWQLSALPFILFDRRARVLRAGQSSLALLPKARTTILLVAARDVLMLTVALAPLKGTRLRQALPNVIEEHVIRDPQTCHIALDPIATENNQRVLATIDRAWFRFVYEAFIEAGHQALRAVPITRCLAIPEVEAPASLEAKLESVVDKNVTPLLVVMVGYSEPSSVTSPVDVAESCVELALIRAGQGQGLTVPMHALNQTLNALAGPGPLTLYRLTDVPGMPSVTAAPPPFENQPSLSFEALARQALSCSFNLCQFEFAEQPWRFRRGALKLWRLPLGLALASLLAMVIGVNLQWLLLVRQQTMLSTQQIEVLLNAFPKTTAVLNPPQQMTRQLDALRTAVGELSPTDFLSLAEGLARALGSISPTAIAQMNYRSRVLEVSFKPGVKIDEAFGQRLASQGLDAHFAQGKWIIKGRG, from the coding sequence TTGACAACACTTGTGGTTCAACTACCCGCCCGCGACCCAGCGCTAACCTCAGCGCAATGGCAGTTGTCGGCTTTGCCCTTTATTCTTTTTGATCGGCGCGCCCGCGTATTGCGTGCAGGTCAGTCCTCACTTGCGCTGCTACCGAAAGCGCGGACAACCATTTTACTGGTTGCAGCGCGCGATGTACTCATGCTGACCGTAGCGCTTGCGCCCCTCAAGGGCACACGTTTACGGCAAGCTTTACCCAATGTAATCGAAGAGCATGTGATCCGAGATCCACAAACTTGCCATATTGCACTTGATCCGATAGCCACTGAAAATAATCAACGGGTGTTGGCAACGATTGATCGCGCTTGGTTTCGTTTTGTATATGAGGCCTTTATCGAAGCGGGTCATCAGGCTTTACGCGCAGTGCCGATTACACGCTGTTTGGCCATACCTGAGGTTGAAGCCCCGGCAAGCCTTGAGGCCAAGCTTGAAAGTGTCGTGGATAAAAACGTTACGCCTTTATTGGTTGTGATGGTTGGGTATTCTGAGCCGAGCTCTGTAACTTCGCCGGTTGATGTGGCTGAGTCATGCGTTGAACTTGCTTTGATTCGCGCGGGTCAAGGCCAAGGTCTGACGGTCCCAATGCATGCGCTCAACCAGACGCTGAACGCATTGGCGGGGCCTGGGCCGCTGACGCTCTATCGACTGACTGACGTGCCAGGCATGCCCTCTGTTACGGCAGCGCCGCCCCCTTTTGAGAATCAGCCATCCCTCTCATTTGAGGCCTTGGCGCGGCAGGCGTTAAGCTGCTCTTTTAACTTGTGCCAATTTGAATTTGCGGAGCAACCATGGCGCTTTAGGCGCGGTGCCTTAAAGCTCTGGCGTTTGCCGTTGGGTTTGGCGCTGGCTAGCTTACTGGCGATGGTCATTGGCGTCAATCTGCAATGGCTATTGCTGGTACGGCAGCAAACTATGCTGAGTACGCAGCAGATTGAGGTGCTGCTGAACGCTTTTCCAAAAACCACAGCCGTGCTGAACCCTCCCCAACAAATGACGCGCCAGCTCGATGCGCTGCGTACGGCTGTAGGTGAGCTTTCACCTACGGATTTTCTAAGCCTTGCGGAGGGCCTGGCACGCGCGCTAGGGAGCATCTCGCCGACGGCTATTGCGCAGATGAATTACCGTAGCCGTGTGCTTGAAGTGAGCTTTAAACCGGGCGTGAAAATTGATGAAGCTTTTGGGCAACGGCTCGCTAGCCAAGGGCTGGACGCACATTTTGCGCAAGGCAAATGGATTATTAAGGGACGAGGATGA
- the gspM gene encoding type II secretion system protein GspM has translation MKSALITLWRDFWSERNAREKMLCITLGLVFSIALLYSVLWMPARSGSTRLMAKLPAMERELAQMQEQARQAQELGRRPANITPIGDGLRDTLMTSLAQHNMTNAQLSVLNGAVQIKLTNVFFADWLGWLNEIRKQYKLQIAEAQLTSLNEDGQVDLTALLQAPSAR, from the coding sequence ATGAAAAGTGCTTTGATAACGCTTTGGAGAGATTTCTGGAGTGAGCGCAACGCCCGCGAGAAAATGCTTTGCATCACGTTAGGCTTGGTTTTCAGCATCGCTTTGCTGTATAGCGTGTTATGGATGCCTGCCCGCAGCGGGAGTACCAGGCTGATGGCTAAGCTACCGGCGATGGAGCGCGAGCTAGCGCAAATGCAAGAACAAGCACGACAAGCGCAGGAGTTAGGACGTCGGCCAGCCAATATAACGCCTATCGGCGATGGTTTACGTGACACTCTGATGACTTCGCTTGCGCAACACAACATGACCAATGCTCAGTTATCTGTGCTCAATGGCGCGGTACAAATAAAATTAACCAACGTTTTCTTCGCAGATTGGCTTGGCTGGCTTAACGAAATCCGCAAACAATATAAATTGCAAATCGCTGAAGCCCAGCTCACCAGTCTTAATGAAGACGGGCAAGTGGATCTTACGGCGTTGCTGCAAGCGCCGAGCGCCCGTTAA